Sequence from the Brachionichthys hirsutus isolate HB-005 chromosome 21, CSIRO-AGI_Bhir_v1, whole genome shotgun sequence genome:
AACGGACAGACGGACTGAAGACCTGTGGGTGGATCTGAACGCCCTGCACAGGAGCCAAGTCCAGACCCACGGCATTCTGTCCAATGCCCACAGACAGGCAGCggtgtggcacacacacacacacacacacacacatcccattTAACGCCCGGTCATGCCTGATATGTTGTTCTTTCTCCACAGAGGGTAGCCCTTTCGTTTGATTTCCCGTTTTATGGACACTACCTGAGACAAATTATCATAGCGACTGGTGGTGAGTTTCAATCATTCGTTCTCACAGCAGCACTCGTTGACTTTACTCCTCCAATCAGGAGGCTGCGCACTCAAGGAGAACTTTTATCCTTCCCTCGGGAACTATTCAAGCGCATCGGGCTCTAATAAATCCGGTCGCCAGTGAATGCCTTCGGTTTCTTTCAGGCTGTCGTCTTTGACATTTGCAGTTTCTGCTCCCCCCCCGCTCCAGGGTTCATTTTCATGGGGGAGCTCACTCATCGCATGCTGACTGCCACGCAGTACATTGCTCCCCTCATGGCGAACTTTGACCCCAGTTTCTCCAGAAACTCAACAATTCGTTACTCGGACAACGGTGAGTGGGAGCTCCGCAGTCGAGCCGGTGCTGCGCGGTGCCTGGTTTCCTGCCATCATGGCCCCGTCTGCTCCACTCAGGTAAACTGTTTGTGGCGGAGTGGGACAGGGTTAGGCTAAAGGACCGAGAGGCCGAGGGACCGTTCACTTTCCAGGCAATCCTTCACAGAAATGGAACCATTATTTTCAACTACAGAGAGGTCTGTTTGGATTTTGACTCAGTTTTCATTCGTGCCACCTTACGAACGTGTTCTTCTTTTATTTGGCAGAGGAAAGATTCCTCCTTGACACGAACACCTTTTTCCCTCTTCAGGTTCCCGTACCAGTGGCGAGTATTAATTCCACCGAGCATCCGGTTAAAGTGGGACTGTCTGATGCTTTCGTGGCATACCTCCTCGCCTCACAGTCCTCAGGTTAgttttagaatattttttttatgttctttttaACACGACTGACTCCAAACTTTAAGTACAAGTATGGCTTCCAGAAGGAAAAAATAGGTTTTGTTCCTCtatattctgcttctgctgccatTTCTCTTGTTGCTATTCACCCCAAAGGGCATAGAAAAGCGAATCTCGCTAACGTATTGAGCTCCTGTAATTTGTCTTGAAGATGTGAAGCACCATACGATCTATGAGTACCATCGCGTCGAGATCGACATCACCAAGCTTGTTAATGGCTCGGCCATTGAGATCACGCCACTGCCCAGTAAGTCTCCTGCCAAAGTGAGCTTTATGCGACAGACGCCCATCACTCAAAACTTCAGAACGCATGTATGTGtatccgacccccccccccccccagcttgcCTTCAGCACACATCCTGTGACTCCTGCCTCACGTCCAACTTGACAACCGATTGCGGCTGGTGCAACACACTCCAACGGTAGGGTGACATTCAGGAAGAGTTATCTCGTGAAAAAGCCACGAAAAGTCTCCTCATCTTTGCCCTGAGTTTCAGATGCTCTGACGGTATCGACCGACACAGACAAGAGTGGCTGGAGTATAACTGCTCCGAGGAGGTGAGGGTGCAATTCTCCGTTTTATACGACATGTATAGAAGCCGCTGTGCCATTCTTCTTTGGGTCATTCCTGTGCGCCTTCACTCAGGCTAAAGGCAAATGTGAGGACTACAACGCCGCACTACCTGAGGGGTCGACGATATCTTTTAACAACTCTTCCCCGAGTCCATCGGCTTCATCGGCAGTATCCATGGAGCAGCCTGTCACTAGAGGTGCAAATTCTAAAGTCCAAATATGACTTTTGGtctttacatttattcattctTCCCTTCCTTTCAGATTTACAGACGGGCCCTCCAAACACTAAGATAACAGAGAATACAGCCATCATCGCGGGGGTAGTGGCCGCGTTAGTCCTGCTTGTGGCCCTGACTTTACTTGCTGTCTACTACATCAACACTCGCCCAACAGTGGCCCCACCGTTTTACCTCATGCAGGTGAGAAAGCAAAGTCACACATTCTGCAGAATAAACATCATAATAGGCAGACGTCCCGTTATTCTGCTGCTTGGGCCTTAAGCGAAACCCGTCTGGTTGTTCCTAGCGACGAACCAACAACTACTGGCCGTCAACAAAGTTCCGCAACCAGGACTGCCATTCAAGTTACGCTGAAGTGGAGCTTGGGGGTCATGAAAAGGAAGGTTTCGTTGAAGCTGAGCAGTGCTGTTGAAAATCCTGGGCATCGGGGACTCTGAAGAAGAAAGGGCACCACCTTAAGGACAACACGGGTATTACAAGAGAAAAGATTCACAGCTGGAGGCTGAACAGTTCTTACTGTCAAGGCTTTTGTCAGCTGTCTGTGTCATTTGCTCTTTTCATGTGTGGGACATACGACGTAAAAAGCTTCTCAACGCACAGGGATGTCAGGAGATTAATTACGCTGCAAATATAAGCCCCAACTAAAccgagtgtttttgttttctccaagtttataaaattatttttgtttcctgaaaCTTTCTTGTGACCAATGATTAGTTTATCATGTGGAATTTGTTGCAACAGATAtttagctatatatatatatatatatatatatatatatatata
This genomic interval carries:
- the LOC137910165 gene encoding plexin domain-containing protein 1-like: MGLCAVLLICLSQAELLRVWAEVHEGALRGTPLQTDADPSGFHRTRRDQQTPHKRREARNTQAEGGRGGLDINPLSDNTTQIVNSQKYYRWQSFGPTDRRTEDLWVDLNALHRSQVQTHGILSNAHRQAARVALSFDFPFYGHYLRQIIIATGGFIFMGELTHRMLTATQYIAPLMANFDPSFSRNSTIRYSDNGKLFVAEWDRVRLKDREAEGPFTFQAILHRNGTIIFNYREVPVPVASINSTEHPVKVGLSDAFVAYLLASQSSDVKHHTIYEYHRVEIDITKLVNGSAIEITPLPTCLQHTSCDSCLTSNLTTDCGWCNTLQRCSDGIDRHRQEWLEYNCSEEAKGKCEDYNAALPEGSTISFNNSSPSPSASSAVSMEQPVTRDLQTGPPNTKITENTAIIAGVVAALVLLVALTLLAVYYINTRPTVAPPFYLMQRRTNNYWPSTKFRNQDCHSSYAEVELGGHEKEGFVEAEQCC